A DNA window from Novosphingobium sp. RL4 contains the following coding sequences:
- a CDS encoding c-type cytochrome produces the protein MDDRFNTIAGWALFAGIVGLGLTSVSAHYFRADKPHRPETMGYAIEGVEQESEAGGEAPIATLLASADPAKGQATFAKCASCHTINQGGANGIGPNLYGVVGEGIGQGVAGFAFSDALKGVGGKWDFDKLNEWLKSPKAFAPGTKMTFAGLPKGEDRANVIAYLNAQGSNLPLPAAPAAGAAPAADAAAAPAEGAAAPAAEASEAPAQ, from the coding sequence ATGGATGATCGTTTCAACACCATTGCCGGCTGGGCTTTGTTCGCCGGTATCGTCGGTCTCGGTCTGACCAGCGTCAGCGCTCATTACTTCCGTGCGGACAAGCCGCATCGTCCCGAAACGATGGGTTATGCCATCGAAGGTGTGGAACAGGAAAGCGAAGCCGGCGGCGAAGCCCCTATCGCAACGCTCCTTGCCAGCGCCGATCCCGCCAAGGGACAGGCCACTTTTGCCAAGTGCGCCTCCTGCCACACGATCAACCAGGGCGGTGCCAACGGCATTGGTCCCAACCTTTATGGCGTGGTTGGCGAAGGCATCGGCCAGGGCGTGGCCGGGTTCGCCTTCTCCGATGCGCTTAAGGGCGTGGGCGGCAAGTGGGACTTCGACAAGCTGAACGAATGGCTGAAGAGCCCGAAGGCTTTCGCGCCCGGCACCAAGATGACGTTTGCAGGCCTGCCCAAGGGTGAAGACCGCGCCAACGTGATCGCCTATCTCAACGCGCAGGGTTCGAACCTGCCGCTGCCCGCAGCGCCCGCTGCCGGTGCGGCCCCGGCGGCCGATGCCGCCGCCGCTCCCGCGGAAGGTGCTGCGGCTCCGGCTGCCGAGGCAAGCGAAGCCCCCGCGCAGTAA
- a CDS encoding RBBP9/YdeN family alpha/beta hydrolase, whose translation MTRYVVLPGIGGSGAEHWQSHWERADSRMHRFAPESWDAPRLDQWIEALDHAVSRAAEPPVLVAHSLSCLLVAHWSRRSSLTVRGAFLVALPDPQGPSFPAEAAGFADPPEAPLRFPGLLIASSNDPYGTLEHARLRAGQWSCPLMEAGDLGHINAASALGDWAWGRAELDRFEAGLAR comes from the coding sequence ATGACGCGCTACGTGGTCCTGCCCGGCATCGGCGGTTCGGGCGCGGAGCACTGGCAGTCACACTGGGAGCGCGCAGACTCCCGGATGCACCGCTTTGCGCCGGAAAGCTGGGATGCGCCCCGCCTCGACCAGTGGATCGAAGCGCTCGACCACGCGGTGTCCCGCGCGGCGGAGCCTCCGGTACTGGTTGCGCACAGCCTCTCGTGCCTGCTGGTGGCGCACTGGAGCCGCCGGTCCAGCCTGACCGTGCGCGGCGCCTTCCTTGTGGCGCTGCCGGACCCGCAAGGCCCGTCGTTCCCCGCCGAGGCTGCCGGTTTCGCCGATCCGCCGGAAGCGCCCCTGCGTTTTCCCGGCCTGCTGATCGCCAGTTCCAACGATCCTTACGGCACGCTCGAACATGCCCGGCTGAGGGCGGGCCAATGGAGCTGTCCGCTGATGGAGGCAGGCGATCTCGGCCATATCAATGCCGCCAGCGCGCTTGGCGACTGGGCCTGGGGCCGCGCGGAACTCGATCGCTTCGAAGCGGGCCTCGCGAGATAA
- a CDS encoding RlmE family RNA methyltransferase — MSRSGRDPNERLRTAKKRTTSSARWLTRQINDPYVKQAKADGYRSRAAYKLLELDEKFDLFKGVTRAVDLGIAPGGWSQVLRLKCPKAKVVGIDLLPTDPIEGVTIFEMDFMADEAPAALEGALEGAPDLVLSDMAANTVGHKQTDHLRTMGLVETAADFAIQYLAPGGTFVAKVFAGGTDTELLGILKKRFTSVKHAKPPASRKGSSEWYVIAKGFKGPADTPE; from the coding sequence ATGAGCCGTTCCGGACGCGACCCCAACGAGCGGCTTCGCACCGCCAAGAAGCGCACGACCAGCTCTGCGCGCTGGCTCACGCGCCAGATCAACGATCCTTACGTCAAGCAGGCCAAGGCCGACGGCTATCGCAGCCGTGCCGCGTACAAGCTGCTGGAGCTCGACGAGAAGTTCGACCTGTTCAAGGGCGTGACCCGCGCGGTCGACCTGGGCATCGCGCCGGGCGGATGGAGCCAGGTGCTGCGCCTGAAATGCCCCAAGGCCAAAGTCGTGGGCATCGACCTGCTGCCTACCGACCCAATCGAGGGCGTGACCATCTTCGAGATGGACTTCATGGCCGACGAAGCCCCCGCCGCGCTGGAAGGCGCGCTGGAAGGCGCGCCCGACCTCGTGCTTTCGGACATGGCCGCCAATACCGTGGGCCACAAGCAGACCGATCACTTGCGCACCATGGGCCTGGTCGAGACGGCCGCCGACTTCGCGATCCAGTATCTGGCGCCCGGCGGCACGTTCGTTGCCAAGGTCTTCGCGGGCGGCACCGATACCGAACTGCTCGGCATCCTGAAAAAGCGCTTCACCAGCGTGAAGCATGCCAAGCCGCCCGCCAGCCGCAAGGGTTCGTCCGAGTGGTACGTGATCGCCAAGGGCTTCAAGGGGCCTGCGGACACGCCTGAATGA
- a CDS encoding Ppx/GppA family phosphatase codes for MAEQDPPAARVDVSGRPGRRRKARKGKSRSSGPGTAKARPPGSAAEAGGAPREETNSDAQSSPRQSQSRPGSPRQKGSRKSSSRRGKSGRAPVARAKAAGNASSPAPELQIEPAAAADPKPAIARFSPVAPGQSLRTPYRQSYAAIDLGTNNCRLLIARPSGENFTVIDAFSRVVRLGEGLAQSGRLSEAAMDRTLAALRVCADKLMRRNVYLARSVATEACRRAENGPEFIERVRQETGIALDIISAREEARLAVLGCHVLLEEGFGPAMIFDIGGGSTELVLIESTGTVPRILDWQSVPWGVVSLTESCGPEGTTLEERLERYRIMHGLVSDSFADFAKRVSPAREGAAQTGPLRLLGTSGTVTTLASLHLELPQYDRRMVDGLIVPAESMREISSRLSSMSIEERREVNCIGRERADLVVAGCAILESILDLWPAARLGVADRGIREGILRSLIASHSASKTLAPAGHSHQLENRP; via the coding sequence ATGGCGGAGCAAGATCCGCCGGCAGCAAGAGTCGATGTGTCGGGCCGCCCGGGAAGGCGGCGCAAGGCGAGGAAGGGCAAGTCACGCTCCTCCGGACCCGGCACGGCCAAGGCGCGCCCTCCGGGCAGCGCCGCCGAGGCAGGCGGAGCGCCGCGCGAAGAAACGAATTCCGACGCGCAGTCGTCACCCCGCCAGTCGCAATCGCGGCCGGGAAGTCCGCGTCAGAAAGGTTCGCGAAAATCCTCGTCTCGCCGGGGCAAGAGCGGGCGCGCGCCCGTTGCCCGCGCCAAGGCGGCCGGAAACGCGTCCAGCCCCGCACCGGAACTCCAGATCGAACCGGCCGCCGCCGCCGATCCGAAACCCGCCATCGCCCGTTTCTCCCCGGTCGCGCCGGGGCAATCGCTGCGGACGCCGTACCGGCAATCCTATGCGGCGATCGACCTCGGCACCAACAACTGCCGGCTGCTGATCGCGCGTCCTTCGGGCGAGAATTTCACGGTGATCGACGCGTTCAGCCGCGTCGTGCGGCTGGGTGAAGGCCTGGCCCAGTCCGGGCGACTGTCCGAAGCGGCGATGGACCGCACGCTGGCGGCATTGCGCGTCTGCGCCGACAAGTTGATGCGGCGCAACGTCTATCTCGCCCGTTCGGTGGCCACCGAAGCCTGCCGCCGTGCGGAGAACGGGCCGGAATTCATCGAACGCGTGCGGCAGGAAACCGGCATCGCGCTCGACATCATCAGCGCCCGCGAGGAAGCGCGGCTGGCCGTGCTCGGCTGCCACGTCCTGCTGGAGGAAGGTTTCGGCCCGGCGATGATTTTCGATATCGGCGGCGGTTCCACCGAACTCGTCCTGATCGAAAGCACCGGGACCGTGCCCCGCATCCTCGATTGGCAATCGGTGCCCTGGGGCGTGGTCTCGCTCACCGAGAGCTGCGGCCCTGAAGGCACCACGCTGGAAGAGCGCCTGGAACGCTACCGGATCATGCATGGCCTCGTGTCCGACAGTTTCGCCGACTTCGCCAAGCGCGTCTCCCCGGCGCGCGAAGGCGCGGCGCAGACCGGCCCGCTGCGCCTGCTCGGCACCAGCGGCACGGTAACCACGCTCGCCAGCCTGCACCTCGAACTGCCGCAGTATGACCGCCGCATGGTCGACGGGCTGATCGTTCCCGCCGAATCGATGCGCGAGATCAGCTCGCGGCTTTCCTCGATGTCGATCGAGGAACGGCGCGAGGTGAACTGCATCGGCCGTGAGCGCGCCGATCTCGTGGTTGCCGGTTGCGCGATCCTCGAATCGATTCTCGACCTCTGGCCCGCCGCCCGCCTCGGGGTGGCCGATCGCGGTATCCGCGAAGGCATCCTGCGCAGCCTCATCGCTTCGCATTCGGCCAGCAAGACCCTGGCTCCCGCCGGGCACTCACACCAATTGGAGAACCGGCCATGA
- the hemN gene encoding oxygen-independent coproporphyrinogen III oxidase yields MWTYHPDLLAIPVPRYTSFPTAAEFDESVGTPELVQALEGVDGDVSLYVHIPFCEKICWYCGCNTSAANRTDRVSGYLDALHREIGLMAERLPASARITRISFGGGSPNGISPVDFVRLVDALTLQFSASRPVMSIELDPRTMTADWASVIGAVGISRASLGVQTFAPPLQQAIGRIQPSWMIEETVALLRRAGILSLNFDLMYGLPGQTMAQLDDSLERTVALGAERIALFGYAHVPHLIPRQRRIDASALPDAEARFTMAARGHARLVEAGYVPIGFDHFALPGDAIAQAALAGQLRRNFQGFTEDRAPVLLGLGASAISGFPGLLAQNEKNTGRYRMMLSEERLTANRGIRRTAEDRRRSAVIESLLCRGRSRIDADLQCEAWPLLLPYFDASLCEPDGNDLVILPGGLPYARSIAARFDPYRKDSLRRFSSAV; encoded by the coding sequence ATGTGGACCTATCACCCCGATCTGCTCGCGATCCCCGTTCCCCGCTACACCAGCTTCCCGACGGCCGCCGAATTCGACGAGAGCGTCGGCACGCCCGAACTGGTGCAGGCACTCGAAGGCGTGGACGGCGACGTTTCCCTCTACGTCCACATCCCCTTCTGCGAGAAGATCTGCTGGTACTGCGGGTGCAATACCAGCGCCGCCAACCGCACCGATCGGGTCTCGGGCTATCTCGATGCGCTTCACCGCGAGATCGGCCTCATGGCGGAGCGGCTGCCGGCAAGCGCGCGCATCACGCGCATCTCTTTCGGCGGCGGCAGCCCCAACGGCATCTCGCCGGTGGACTTCGTCCGGCTGGTCGATGCCCTGACCCTGCAGTTCTCCGCCTCGCGCCCGGTCATGTCGATCGAACTCGACCCGCGCACGATGACGGCGGACTGGGCCTCGGTGATCGGCGCGGTCGGCATCAGCCGCGCCAGCCTGGGCGTGCAGACTTTCGCGCCGCCCCTCCAGCAGGCGATCGGCCGCATCCAGCCCTCGTGGATGATCGAGGAGACGGTCGCCCTGCTGCGCCGGGCCGGTATCCTTTCGCTCAATTTCGACCTGATGTACGGATTGCCCGGCCAGACGATGGCGCAGCTCGACGATTCGCTGGAGCGCACGGTGGCGCTCGGCGCGGAACGAATCGCGCTGTTCGGCTACGCGCACGTCCCGCACCTGATCCCTCGCCAGCGGCGGATCGACGCAAGCGCCCTGCCTGACGCCGAGGCTCGGTTCACGATGGCCGCACGAGGCCATGCGAGACTGGTCGAGGCTGGCTACGTTCCCATCGGTTTCGATCACTTCGCCCTGCCGGGAGACGCCATCGCGCAGGCCGCGCTTGCCGGGCAGCTGCGCCGCAACTTCCAGGGCTTCACCGAGGACCGCGCGCCGGTCCTGCTCGGCCTCGGCGCTTCGGCGATCAGCGGTTTTCCGGGACTCCTTGCCCAGAACGAGAAGAACACCGGTCGCTATCGCATGATGCTTTCCGAGGAGCGGCTAACAGCCAACCGCGGCATCCGCCGCACCGCCGAGGATCGCAGGCGCAGTGCCGTCATCGAATCGCTGCTGTGCCGGGGGCGGTCGCGCATCGATGCAGACCTTCAGTGCGAGGCATGGCCGCTGCTGCTGCCCTATTTCGACGCCAGCCTGTGCGAGCCCGATGGCAATGACCTGGTGATCCTCCCCGGCGGCCTGCCCTACGCCCGCTCGATCGCCGCGCGGTTCGACCCATATCGCAAGGATTCGCTGCGGCGTTTCAGTTCGGCGGTGTGA
- a CDS encoding OmpW/AlkL family protein produces the protein MRRLTMLAATAFAAATAIATPAMAGSPDGKWQVKVLGTAVLPDGKIDKIKSIDTDTTLGGTLAALDTVGTRANDNVVPTLAVEYFFNRNFSVETICCFTQHHVSGTGDVAGAGLVDHVLILPATVTAKAHLDTGTPFKPYVGAGPAWFFVFDEKPGETARALGVDKVKMSNKLGFALQGGVDIAINDKGLGLSLDAKKYWVKPTASFYEDGDLALRTRHDLDPWVLSAGVSYRF, from the coding sequence ATGCGTAGACTGACCATGCTGGCGGCGACTGCTTTCGCCGCCGCCACCGCGATCGCCACCCCGGCCATGGCCGGAAGCCCGGACGGCAAGTGGCAGGTCAAGGTGCTCGGCACCGCAGTGCTTCCCGATGGCAAGATCGACAAGATCAAGTCGATCGACACCGATACCACGCTGGGCGGCACGCTTGCCGCGCTGGATACGGTGGGCACCAGGGCGAACGACAATGTGGTGCCGACACTCGCTGTTGAATATTTCTTCAACCGCAACTTCTCGGTCGAGACGATCTGCTGCTTCACCCAGCATCACGTGAGCGGCACGGGCGACGTTGCCGGAGCGGGGCTGGTGGATCATGTGCTGATCCTGCCGGCCACGGTAACCGCCAAAGCGCATCTCGACACCGGCACCCCGTTCAAGCCCTATGTCGGCGCGGGTCCGGCATGGTTCTTCGTGTTCGACGAGAAGCCGGGAGAAACGGCCCGTGCGCTGGGGGTCGACAAGGTGAAGATGTCGAACAAGCTCGGTTTCGCGCTTCAGGGAGGCGTGGATATCGCGATCAACGACAAGGGGCTCGGCCTTTCGCTTGACGCCAAGAAATACTGGGTGAAGCCAACCGCGTCGTTCTACGAGGACGGGGACCTGGCGCTGAGGACCCGCCACGATCTCGACCCGTGGGTGCTGAGCGCAGGCGTATCCTATCGCTTTTGA
- a CDS encoding bifunctional helix-turn-helix transcriptional regulator/GNAT family N-acetyltransferase, translated as MIDAIADKGGILLGSRLKRLAERLQGDAAQIIQATGLSVQPAQIPLLTALDGRELTVGQLAEAVGSSQPGVTRAIGQLAALGLVQAVQGSDLRQRHLSLTPEGRAVMARVKMHVWPGVGLAVDEMSGGETGRLLELVGRIETALDQSSMVERYERLKPEVLRIREFSDDLARDFHDINAEWIEAMFTLEPTDREVLENPRARIVEQGGTILFVEAQGIGIVGTCALQKTGDRAFELTKMGVRASARGLKAGEFLLSAMIARAREMGAEPLYLLTNKRCEAAIHLYEKLGFRHDAGIMARYGARYERCDVAMIHMG; from the coding sequence GTGATCGACGCTATCGCCGACAAGGGCGGGATTCTTCTGGGCAGCCGGCTGAAGCGGCTGGCGGAGCGGCTTCAGGGCGATGCCGCGCAGATCATCCAGGCCACCGGCCTATCGGTGCAGCCTGCGCAGATTCCCCTGCTTACCGCGCTTGACGGCCGTGAACTGACCGTGGGGCAACTGGCCGAGGCCGTGGGATCGAGCCAGCCGGGCGTCACGCGCGCGATCGGCCAGCTCGCGGCGCTCGGGCTGGTGCAGGCGGTGCAGGGCAGCGATCTCAGGCAGCGCCATCTCTCGCTGACGCCGGAAGGCCGGGCGGTGATGGCGCGCGTGAAGATGCATGTCTGGCCGGGGGTTGGCCTTGCGGTGGATGAGATGAGCGGGGGTGAAACCGGACGATTGCTTGAACTGGTGGGCCGGATCGAGACCGCGCTCGACCAGTCCTCGATGGTGGAACGTTATGAACGGCTGAAGCCGGAGGTTCTGCGTATCCGTGAATTCAGCGATGATCTGGCGCGGGATTTCCACGATATCAACGCCGAGTGGATCGAGGCGATGTTCACGCTGGAACCGACGGATCGAGAGGTGCTGGAAAATCCGCGCGCCCGCATCGTCGAACAGGGCGGGACGATCCTCTTCGTGGAGGCACAGGGAATCGGGATCGTCGGAACCTGCGCCTTGCAGAAGACCGGGGATCGCGCCTTCGAACTGACCAAGATGGGCGTTCGCGCCTCTGCGCGGGGCCTGAAGGCGGGTGAGTTCCTGCTCTCGGCGATGATCGCGCGCGCGCGGGAGATGGGCGCCGAGCCGCTTTACCTGCTGACCAACAAGCGCTGCGAGGCTGCGATCCATCTCTACGAAAAGCTCGGCTTCCGGCACGATGCCGGGATCATGGCGCGATACGGCGCCCGATACGAGCGGTGCGACGTGGCCATGATACACATGGGTTGA
- a CDS encoding intradiol ring-cleavage dioxygenase, translating into MDRQEREGLHADLTRIERMNIDRRRMLSLGAMVGIGGGVAALAGCASPAGWDGPGGPPPPDGRFGPPPGDLGSMGPGSIGPGGHPGGPPPHMDNGPVVTATAPDGNRCVSFARETQGPYPADGSNGARGAISNVLGQSGLRRQDIRGDIGGGHDVAGVPLELTLRLVDVNTGCAPLAGYAVYLWHCDPAGQYSLYDQPERSWLRGLQVADADGLVRFSTIVPGCYMGRFPHIHFEAFASLDVATTGKFARLTSQLAVPADACDAAYRQPAYTRSVRPWAQSRDIARDMVFGDNGAERLKAMTLEVTGSAREGFRGRALIGLPG; encoded by the coding sequence ATGGACAGACAGGAACGGGAAGGCCTCCACGCCGACCTGACGCGGATCGAGCGCATGAACATCGACCGCCGCCGAATGCTTTCGCTTGGCGCGATGGTCGGTATCGGAGGCGGGGTAGCCGCGCTTGCCGGATGCGCATCCCCGGCAGGCTGGGACGGCCCCGGCGGCCCTCCGCCGCCGGACGGACGGTTCGGACCGCCTCCGGGGGACTTGGGCAGCATGGGTCCGGGCAGCATCGGTCCGGGCGGCCATCCCGGCGGACCGCCTCCACACATGGACAACGGCCCCGTCGTCACCGCCACCGCGCCGGACGGCAATCGCTGCGTGTCCTTCGCCCGCGAAACGCAGGGCCCCTATCCCGCCGACGGTTCGAACGGCGCGCGCGGGGCGATCTCCAACGTGCTCGGCCAGTCAGGCCTGCGACGGCAGGATATTCGCGGCGATATCGGTGGCGGCCACGACGTGGCGGGCGTTCCGCTCGAACTCACGCTGCGGCTGGTGGACGTCAACACGGGATGCGCGCCGCTGGCGGGCTATGCCGTATACCTCTGGCACTGCGATCCTGCCGGGCAGTACTCGCTCTACGACCAGCCGGAACGGTCCTGGCTGCGCGGCCTCCAGGTCGCGGACGCCGATGGACTGGTGCGGTTCAGCACGATCGTTCCCGGCTGTTACATGGGCCGCTTCCCGCACATCCATTTCGAAGCCTTCGCAAGCCTGGACGTCGCCACCACCGGCAAGTTCGCGCGGCTGACCTCCCAGCTCGCGGTGCCCGCCGACGCGTGCGATGCCGCTTACCGGCAGCCTGCCTATACGCGTTCGGTCCGCCCCTGGGCGCAATCGCGGGACATCGCGCGCGACATGGTGTTCGGCGACAATGGCGCCGAGCGGCTCAAGGCGATGACGCTGGAAGTGACGGGCTCGGCGCGGGAAGGCTTCAGGGGCCGCGCGCTGATCGGGCTACCGGGATAA
- a CDS encoding c-type cytochrome has protein sequence MKFRALPLALALPLAVPLAMLGGCGGSGGEQGKAAEPAEETSPAAAVPASTSAPASASAPTSQPPAAFATCRSCHSVEPGKNGVGPSLFGIVGTRAGDVPGYNFSPALKNSGVTWDRQSLDTWLQGPMKMVPGTKMVIGVPNPEKRKEVIDYLETLK, from the coding sequence ATGAAGTTCAGGGCCCTCCCCCTTGCCCTTGCGCTGCCCCTTGCGGTGCCGCTTGCCATGCTGGGCGGTTGCGGCGGTTCGGGCGGCGAACAGGGCAAGGCCGCGGAACCGGCCGAAGAAACTTCACCGGCTGCTGCCGTTCCGGCTTCTACATCGGCCCCGGCTTCCGCCTCGGCGCCCACATCCCAGCCTCCTGCGGCCTTCGCGACCTGCCGTTCGTGCCATTCGGTGGAGCCGGGCAAGAACGGGGTCGGCCCCTCGCTGTTCGGCATCGTCGGGACCAGGGCGGGCGACGTTCCGGGCTACAACTTCAGCCCCGCCCTGAAGAATTCCGGCGTGACCTGGGATCGCCAGTCACTCGACACCTGGCTGCAAGGGCCGATGAAGATGGTGCCGGGCACGAAGATGGTGATCGGCGTGCCGAACCCTGAAAAGCGCAAGGAAGTCATAGACTACCTCGAAACCCTGAAGTGA
- a CDS encoding MATE family efflux transporter: MATHHLPSTFRAELAATLRLAGPLALANLLQMAVFATDVIFVARLGQQSLAASSLAIAIVALMMMGINGVTSAVAPLIAAEIGRRRHAVREVRRSARMALWVAAMFSLGAIALSHLGELLMTATGQDPEVSVLSAAFLKVVSLAVLPMTIANVLRTFVSALGRPIFATMITALAIAVNAAGNYVLVFGHFGFPALGLTGSAIASITTACATVLAYVVAIRADRRLRRYHVLGRLWRPEWQRLRQILALGLPIAATLIAEGGLFSGAAFLMGRIGEAQLAAHTVALQIAAFAFQVPFGVGQAATIRVGYHYGAGNRGGVGRAGWAAITVAMIFMVISASTMLLAPRFILSAYVDVTAPQNAVLVHFALDFLFVAAIFQLTDGLQAVAAGALRGIQDTRVPMAIALFGYWAAGFATSAVLGLYTGLEGVGVWIGLAVGLTVAAVLLLARWHWRDEFHLDRV; encoded by the coding sequence ATGGCGACGCATCATCTTCCTTCGACTTTCCGGGCCGAACTGGCCGCTACCCTGCGCCTTGCGGGGCCGCTGGCGCTCGCCAACCTGCTGCAGATGGCGGTCTTCGCCACCGACGTGATCTTCGTGGCCCGTCTCGGCCAGCAATCGCTGGCGGCGTCCAGCCTTGCCATCGCCATCGTTGCGCTGATGATGATGGGGATCAACGGCGTGACCAGCGCCGTGGCGCCGCTGATCGCCGCCGAAATCGGCCGCCGCCGCCATGCCGTGCGCGAAGTGCGGCGCTCGGCACGCATGGCACTGTGGGTGGCGGCGATGTTCAGCCTTGGCGCCATCGCCCTTTCGCACCTCGGCGAACTGCTGATGACGGCGACCGGGCAGGACCCCGAAGTCTCCGTCCTGTCGGCGGCGTTCCTCAAGGTCGTGTCGCTCGCGGTATTGCCGATGACGATCGCCAACGTCCTGCGCACTTTCGTTTCGGCGCTCGGGCGGCCGATCTTCGCGACGATGATAACGGCCCTTGCGATCGCCGTGAACGCAGCAGGGAACTACGTGCTGGTGTTCGGCCATTTCGGCTTTCCCGCGCTGGGCCTGACGGGCTCGGCGATCGCCAGCATCACCACCGCCTGCGCGACGGTGCTGGCCTATGTCGTCGCCATCCGCGCCGATCGGCGGTTGCGGCGCTATCATGTGCTGGGACGGCTGTGGCGGCCCGAATGGCAGCGACTGCGCCAGATCCTCGCGCTCGGCCTGCCGATCGCGGCCACCCTCATCGCCGAGGGCGGCCTGTTCAGCGGCGCGGCCTTCCTGATGGGCCGCATCGGCGAGGCGCAACTGGCCGCGCATACCGTGGCGCTTCAGATCGCCGCCTTCGCGTTCCAGGTGCCGTTCGGCGTAGGGCAGGCGGCGACGATCCGGGTCGGCTATCATTACGGCGCAGGCAATCGCGGCGGCGTGGGCCGGGCGGGCTGGGCGGCGATCACCGTCGCGATGATCTTCATGGTCATCTCCGCCTCGACGATGCTGCTGGCGCCGCGATTCATCCTCTCGGCCTATGTCGACGTGACGGCGCCGCAGAACGCCGTCCTCGTGCACTTTGCGCTCGATTTCCTGTTCGTGGCGGCGATATTTCAGCTTACCGACGGCCTGCAGGCCGTGGCGGCAGGCGCGCTGCGCGGCATCCAGGATACCCGCGTGCCGATGGCGATCGCCCTGTTCGGATACTGGGCCGCAGGTTTCGCCACTTCGGCGGTGCTGGGCCTCTACACCGGGCTGGAAGGCGTGGGTGTGTGGATCGGTCTCGCAGTGGGGCTGACGGTGGCCGCGGTCCTGCTGCTGGCGCGCTGGCACTGGCGCGACGAGTTCCATCTCGACCGGGTGTAA
- the groES gene encoding co-chaperone GroES: MTFRPLHDRVLVRRVEAEEKTAGGIIIPDSAKEKPAEGEIVAVGTGARAENGTITPLDVAVGDRVLFGKWSGTEVKVGGEDLLIMKESDILGVIG, from the coding sequence ATGACTTTCCGCCCGCTGCACGACCGTGTTCTCGTGCGCCGCGTCGAGGCCGAAGAAAAGACGGCCGGTGGCATCATCATCCCCGACAGCGCCAAGGAAAAGCCGGCTGAAGGCGAAATCGTCGCCGTCGGCACCGGCGCCCGCGCCGAAAACGGCACCATCACTCCGCTCGACGTTGCCGTTGGCGACCGCGTGCTGTTCGGCAAGTGGTCCGGCACCGAAGTCAAGGTCGGCGGTGAAGACCTGCTGATCATGAAGGAATCGGACATCCTCGGCGTTATCGGCTGA